The Comamonas sp. GB3 AK4-5 genome includes a region encoding these proteins:
- a CDS encoding lipocalin family protein — translation MPSRHRPDAPDQDLSLPSSARLQRNASLLAVLALSAVGAAAWYALRRPPIPASVIPVSDFDLERFMGKWYEVARIDGGNEEALQRTQVEYARRANGSIRMEHRGYDPRKREWLCSSGRAKPVLGRDVGALKVSSFGPFYSGYNVVALDPKYRWAMVVGSQLDEFWILSRTPFLPAGLEDRLLYQARSLGVPVDQMQWVHQDGVNPTGSY, via the coding sequence ATGCCCAGCCGCCACCGCCCCGACGCTCCCGATCAAGACCTCTCCCTTCCCAGCAGCGCCCGGCTGCAGCGCAATGCGTCGCTGCTTGCCGTATTGGCCCTGAGCGCTGTGGGCGCCGCTGCCTGGTATGCACTGCGCCGCCCGCCCATTCCAGCGTCCGTGATCCCCGTCTCGGATTTCGATCTGGAGCGCTTCATGGGCAAATGGTATGAGGTGGCCCGTATTGACGGCGGCAATGAAGAGGCCTTGCAGCGCACACAGGTGGAATATGCGCGCCGCGCCAATGGCAGCATCCGGATGGAACACCGGGGCTATGACCCACGCAAACGTGAATGGCTTTGCTCCTCCGGCCGCGCCAAGCCCGTGCTGGGCCGGGATGTAGGCGCCTTGAAGGTGTCCAGCTTCGGCCCCTTCTACAGCGGCTACAACGTGGTGGCGCTGGATCCCAAGTACCGCTGGGCCATGGTGGTGGGCTCACAGCTCGACGAATTCTGGATCCTCTCGCGCACCCCTTTTCTGCCCGCTGGCCTGGAAGACCGCCTGCTCTACCAGGCCCGCAGCCTGGGAGTTCCGGTGGACCAGATGCAATGGGTGCACCAGGACGGCGTCAACCCCACGGGCAGCTACTAA
- a CDS encoding thioredoxin family protein, producing MQMMDAAAPSAAPEAGESAWWVVCLCAGWCGVCREYRSGFEALARRRPELRWHWLDVEDREDLVEDMDVETFPTLLIGQGAQAFFLGPLLPQHAVLERLVDSYIDGAPAAALLPAEATPLFLRIAKALA from the coding sequence ATGCAAATGATGGATGCGGCTGCGCCGTCTGCGGCGCCCGAAGCGGGGGAGTCCGCGTGGTGGGTGGTGTGCCTGTGTGCCGGCTGGTGCGGAGTGTGCCGTGAATACCGCAGCGGTTTTGAGGCCTTGGCCCGGCGCAGGCCGGAGCTGCGCTGGCACTGGCTGGATGTGGAAGATCGCGAAGACCTGGTTGAGGACATGGACGTGGAAACCTTCCCCACCTTGCTGATAGGGCAGGGTGCGCAAGCCTTTTTTCTGGGGCCGTTGCTGCCGCAGCACGCGGTGCTGGAGCGGCTGGTGGACTCTTATATAGACGGCGCGCCCGCTGCAGCCTTGCTGCCCGCCGAGGCAACGCCGCTTTTTCTACGGATTGCCAAAGCCCTGGCCTGA
- a CDS encoding ABC transporter ATP-binding protein — protein sequence MSDVLNQAVHIAASPLLAVRDLRVAFAGKEVVHGVSFDLHAGEKLALVGESGSGKTVTALGLLRLVGEARISGQALLDGRDLLTLSERQMRAVRGDDIAMIFQEPMTALNPLMSVGAQVAEVLQLKQALSKAQAWAQAVELLAATGIPEPGRRAQAYPHQLSGGQRQRAMIAMALASQPRVLLADEPTTALDVTLRVQILELLGNLQRQTGMAMVLITHDLHLVRRFADRAVVMEHGHLVEQGAVADLFAAPQHPYTRKLLSSQPRRQVVEVDAAVPLQAPVLHTQDLRVAYATPLPGVRGWFRRGEFVAVQGASLALEPGRTLGVVGESGSGKSTLAQAVLGLLPFQGALDLTGQQWQQPATRNTAHNQALRRQVQVVFQDPFSSLSPRMTVGEIVGEGLRVHAPALKPEQVQQQVLAILGEVGMGEAQFPGLLERYPHEFSGGQRQRIAVARALILEPQLLVLDEPTSALDVTIQQQVLALLQRLQRERGLAYLLITHDMDVIRAMAHAVLVLKDGAIVEQGPALQLLSRPQHPYTQKLVAATQ from the coding sequence ATGAGCGATGTGTTGAACCAGGCCGTGCACATCGCTGCCTCGCCCTTGCTGGCCGTGCGTGATCTGCGCGTGGCCTTTGCCGGCAAGGAAGTGGTGCATGGCGTCAGCTTTGATCTGCATGCCGGCGAAAAACTGGCCCTGGTGGGCGAGTCCGGCTCGGGCAAGACCGTGACGGCCCTGGGCCTGCTGCGCCTGGTGGGTGAGGCGCGCATCAGCGGCCAGGCCTTGCTGGATGGGCGTGATCTGCTCACCTTGTCGGAGCGGCAGATGCGCGCCGTGCGCGGTGACGACATTGCCATGATTTTTCAGGAGCCCATGACGGCGCTCAACCCGCTGATGAGTGTGGGTGCCCAGGTGGCCGAGGTGCTGCAGCTCAAGCAGGCGCTGAGCAAGGCCCAGGCCTGGGCCCAGGCCGTGGAGCTGCTGGCCGCTACCGGCATCCCCGAGCCTGGGCGACGTGCGCAGGCCTATCCCCACCAGCTCAGCGGTGGCCAGCGCCAGCGTGCCATGATTGCCATGGCTCTGGCCTCGCAGCCGCGCGTGCTGCTGGCCGACGAGCCCACCACCGCCCTGGATGTGACGCTGCGCGTGCAAATTCTGGAGCTGCTGGGCAATTTGCAGCGCCAGACCGGCATGGCCATGGTACTCATCACCCATGACCTGCACCTGGTGCGCCGCTTTGCCGACCGCGCCGTGGTCATGGAGCATGGCCATCTGGTGGAGCAGGGTGCGGTGGCCGATTTGTTTGCCGCCCCCCAGCATCCCTATACCCGCAAGCTGCTCTCCAGCCAGCCCCGGCGCCAGGTGGTGGAGGTGGATGCCGCAGTCCCCCTCCAGGCGCCGGTGCTGCATACGCAAGACCTGCGCGTGGCCTATGCCACGCCGCTGCCCGGCGTGCGGGGCTGGTTTCGGCGTGGCGAATTTGTGGCCGTGCAGGGCGCCAGCCTGGCCCTGGAGCCGGGGCGGACGCTGGGCGTGGTGGGCGAATCCGGCTCGGGCAAATCCACGCTGGCCCAGGCCGTGCTGGGGCTGCTGCCTTTTCAGGGGGCGCTGGATTTGACGGGCCAGCAGTGGCAGCAGCCGGCCACACGCAATACCGCCCACAACCAGGCGCTGCGCCGCCAGGTGCAAGTGGTGTTTCAGGACCCGTTCTCCTCGTTGTCACCGCGCATGACGGTGGGCGAGATCGTGGGCGAAGGCCTGCGCGTGCATGCCCCCGCGCTGAAGCCCGAACAGGTGCAGCAACAGGTGCTGGCCATCTTGGGTGAGGTAGGCATGGGCGAGGCGCAGTTTCCGGGGCTGCTGGAGCGCTACCCGCATGAATTTTCTGGTGGCCAGCGTCAGCGCATTGCCGTGGCAAGAGCCTTGATTCTGGAGCCGCAGCTGCTGGTGCTGGACGAGCCCACCAGCGCCCTGGATGTGACCATACAGCAGCAGGTGCTGGCCCTGCTGCAACGCCTGCAGCGTGAGCGCGGCCTGGCCTATTTGCTCATCACCCATGACATGGACGTGATCCGTGCCATGGCCCATGCGGTGCTGGTGCTCAAAGACGGTGCCATTGTGGAGCAGGGCCCGGCGCTGCAGTTGCTGAGCCGTCCGCAGCACCCCTATACGCAAAAGCTGGTGGCGGCCACGCAGTAG
- the pbpC gene encoding penicillin-binding protein 1C: MRLRPPHHKLAQVGLALLLLLVLFAGLRLWPHTPLREGISSSRAVYARGGELLRLTLAPDQQYRLWVPLDQISPTLVDAVLLYEDRRFFWHLGISPTALLRSAWHMASGGRRQGGSTLTMQLARRVYGIDSRSYGGKLQQLAAALWLEARHSKGDILEAYLNTAPYGGNIEGVQAASLIYFRKPAAHVNLPEALTLAVIPQNPAKRMAERGNQSGGNTALQAARQRLLALWQQRAPEALLHAADAQLVLPAQARSALPFLAPHATDMLLARAHGQQIHSTLDLRMQTTLERIMGQYLRTQADKGLRNASALLLDASTMEVRALIGSADWHKVEIAGQVNGTQAKRSPGSTLKPFVYALALDQGLLHAKTMLKDAPTHFGPYAPENFDLRFAGQVSAQDALIRSRNIPAVSVAAQLGQPGLHDFLRLAGVQKLKSQAHYGLALVLGGGEVTPEELAGLYAMLANGGASQPLRYEQTPQEQPPAQPLQLLSPEAAFITLDMLRHAPRPDTGLPARPAVAWKTGTSWGFRDAWTAGVFGRHVLVVWMGNFDGSSNQALVGVDAAAPLFLRMVDALRAQRLDPGALSKPQPADLREIEVCAATGELPDALCPVRTKTWFIAGKSPIKTNALHRSVWVHAETGELLCGPGPHARQQVVEQWSSDMQRLFRQSGLPRTSLQAPDCSEDGPSDQAADDAGPRITSPLRGVRHTLRSRKPEPLVLRAEAAASTHSIYWFAGDSLIGRTAPGEGLAWLPPMAESGQNHMLRAVDETGRAATREIVVDITP; this comes from the coding sequence ATGCGCTTGCGTCCCCCACATCACAAGCTGGCCCAGGTGGGCCTGGCATTGCTGCTGCTCCTGGTCCTGTTCGCGGGCCTGCGGCTGTGGCCGCATACGCCTTTGCGCGAGGGCATCAGCAGCTCACGCGCCGTGTATGCGCGGGGGGGCGAGCTGCTCCGGCTGACGCTGGCGCCGGACCAGCAATACCGGCTCTGGGTGCCGCTGGATCAAATCTCGCCCACGCTGGTGGATGCCGTGCTGCTGTATGAGGACCGGCGCTTTTTCTGGCACCTTGGCATCAGCCCCACGGCCTTGCTGCGCAGTGCCTGGCATATGGCCAGCGGCGGGCGGCGCCAGGGCGGCTCCACCCTCACCATGCAGCTGGCCCGGCGCGTTTACGGCATAGACAGCCGCAGCTATGGCGGCAAGCTGCAGCAGCTGGCCGCCGCGCTGTGGCTGGAGGCCCGCCACAGCAAGGGTGATATTTTGGAGGCCTATCTCAACACCGCGCCCTATGGCGGCAATATCGAGGGCGTGCAGGCCGCCAGCCTGATCTACTTTCGCAAGCCCGCTGCCCATGTGAATCTGCCCGAAGCCCTGACCCTGGCCGTGATTCCGCAAAACCCGGCCAAGCGCATGGCCGAACGCGGCAACCAATCGGGTGGCAATACGGCGCTGCAGGCCGCACGCCAGCGGCTGCTGGCACTGTGGCAGCAGCGGGCACCCGAGGCTCTTTTGCATGCGGCCGATGCCCAATTGGTGCTGCCCGCCCAGGCCCGCTCCGCACTGCCCTTTCTGGCCCCCCACGCCACCGATATGCTGCTGGCCCGCGCGCACGGCCAGCAGATCCACAGCACGCTGGACCTGCGCATGCAGACCACGCTGGAGCGCATCATGGGCCAGTACCTGCGCACCCAGGCGGACAAGGGTCTGCGCAATGCCAGCGCCCTGCTGCTGGACGCTTCCACCATGGAGGTACGTGCCCTGATTGGCTCGGCCGACTGGCACAAGGTGGAGATTGCCGGCCAGGTCAACGGCACCCAGGCCAAGCGCTCGCCGGGCTCCACGCTCAAACCCTTTGTCTATGCCCTGGCGCTGGACCAGGGGCTGCTGCATGCCAAAACCATGCTCAAGGATGCGCCCACGCATTTCGGCCCCTATGCCCCCGAGAACTTCGACCTGCGCTTCGCCGGCCAGGTCTCGGCCCAGGATGCGCTGATACGCAGCCGCAACATCCCCGCCGTGTCCGTGGCCGCGCAACTGGGGCAGCCCGGGCTGCATGATTTTCTGCGCCTGGCCGGTGTGCAAAAGCTCAAAAGCCAGGCCCACTACGGCCTGGCCCTGGTGCTGGGCGGTGGCGAGGTCACACCCGAGGAACTGGCCGGTCTCTATGCCATGCTGGCCAATGGCGGCGCCAGCCAGCCGCTGCGCTATGAGCAGACTCCGCAAGAGCAGCCTCCGGCCCAGCCCTTGCAACTGCTCAGCCCCGAGGCCGCCTTTATCACCCTGGACATGTTGCGCCACGCCCCTAGACCCGACACCGGCCTGCCGGCGCGCCCCGCCGTGGCCTGGAAGACCGGCACCTCCTGGGGCTTTCGCGATGCTTGGACGGCAGGCGTTTTTGGCCGCCATGTGCTGGTGGTCTGGATGGGCAATTTCGACGGCAGCAGCAACCAGGCCCTGGTGGGCGTGGATGCGGCGGCGCCGCTGTTTTTGCGCATGGTCGATGCCCTGCGCGCCCAGCGCCTGGACCCGGGCGCCTTGTCCAAACCCCAGCCCGCCGATCTGCGTGAAATTGAAGTCTGCGCGGCCACGGGCGAGCTACCCGATGCCCTGTGCCCCGTGCGCACCAAGACCTGGTTCATCGCCGGCAAGTCACCCATCAAGACCAATGCGCTGCACCGCAGCGTCTGGGTGCATGCGGAAACCGGCGAGCTGCTGTGCGGCCCCGGCCCCCATGCGCGCCAGCAGGTGGTGGAGCAATGGAGCAGCGATATGCAGCGCCTGTTCCGCCAAAGCGGCCTGCCGCGCACCAGCTTGCAGGCGCCCGACTGCAGCGAGGACGGGCCCAGCGACCAGGCGGCGGATGATGCCGGGCCGCGCATCACCTCACCGCTGCGCGGCGTGCGCCATACGCTGCGCAGCCGCAAGCCCGAGCCCCTGGTGCTGCGCGCCGAAGCGGCGGCCAGCACACACAGCATTTACTGGTTTGCGGGCGACTCGCTGATAGGCCGCACCGCCCCTGGCGAAGGCCTGGCCTGGCTGCCGCCCATGGCCGAGTCCGGCCAAAACCATATGCTGCGCGCCGTGGATGAAACGGGGCGGGCAGCGACGCGGGAGATCGTGGTGGACATCACCCCCTAA
- a CDS encoding alpha-2-macroglobulin, with translation MFGLANQKLAAASAVLLQLLARCWSPLHRLLRLVMGSWQPPAWMAFMGRQLAHLLSWLQQRLAWVLIAALLVVLGWLASPSVLKWWHGLTPEQIPPQQVSATMEPPNRTRIESDALFNPARLRFSADAAPIELVGQPALDISMEPALAGSWTWTQADLLEFKPEKDWPIGQKYRVRLGKKALAPHVEIAQDQYEFSAPAFTVNLESAEFYQDPTQADVRRALFTLRFSHPVNTTELEKRIALRYGDCNAQARNPQEACKPLAHTVRYDQWKQQVTVQSEPLEIPKQSSQVEFRLAEGSVAERSGPAVERKLVHQLAIPGLYSLSIANAEPSIVSNENGEPEHVLHLTASMAVPEREITRVLGAWMLPAKQKPGSDAADFDWSASPEAVSDEVLSRARKLAPVLIPSELEHSALHSFRLPQAEGGRYLLVRVAKGMKTPGGYQMGEPYQRIARLKPFSPELSIVGQGALLALSGEKKLPILVRDLPGVRLEIGRLLPAQLQHLISQSEGIFENPRFYNGIEADDLVDRFEKKIPLNLRPGKPHYETVDFGSYLHADANNRRGVFLLKLRGYDPAKAKKKPETDAQQQEAEAEEEQDESDALERYGEQRLVLVTDLGLVIKKSLSGTRDVFVQSIATGQPVAGAQVEIWGRNGQAIATQTTDAAGHAKVPSLAGFQREKAPIALVVRKGGDLSFLPLNRYDRTLDVSRFDVGGLRSAGIPNQMTAYVFSDRGMYRPGESMHIAMMVKAGNWSTSLSDLPMEVEITDARGMSVRREKLRLGPSGAAEIEHSTEDTAPTGNYTVNLYLPRQTSAGSPDAQGLLLGSTTVKVQEFLPDRSKIKLTLNNQSAEGWVRPQDLKALVDVQNLFGTPAPQRKVVATMTLTPAFPSFSAHADYGFYLPQHEGERQEDELGEQETGDDGKTEFDLRLSRFAPATYQVQVLAKAFEPEGGRSVSAEVRTLVSDQPYLVGVKLDGDTRYISKSAVRNAQLIAINPQAQKMALPALKLQRVERKVLSVLVKQGNGLYRYESRRKDVLLDEKPWAIDAPGSQLQLDTATPGNFAYVLRNAQDQVLNRIEYSVAGSANITRSLDRNAELELTLDKKDYTPGQEISVSIRAPYVGAGLITIERDKVYAHSWFKTDKTASVQKITLPKDFEGTGYVSVHFVRDPSSDEIYMSPLSHGVMPFATTLDQRRATITLTSSELIKPGQPMKMTLTSDKPTRAVVFAVDEGILQVARYKTPDPLKHFFQKRALEVDTQQTLDMILPEFKKLMQAAAPGGDGEGALGKHLNPFKRKRDKPVAYWSGLVDVNGSREFSYTVPERFNGSLRVMAVAISDSQAAAQSTQTTVRGDMVLLPSAPLAMAPGDVVEVGVGLANNIRGSGKKAPIKLSLSASGGLEVVGEATQTLSVNEGGEGRARFKVRAKPGAQAQLGSAPLVFSASHQSYSTRLSEEVSVRPASPYVSLVQAGSFQRAGELQSQADLYPNFRRSDLAVSAAPWAFATGLMQYLEAYPHGCTEQITSQTFPAVLLSTRPELLKEMQRGRTAEQGPLPTARKTLDRYLVQLRTRQSSEGGFAAWPGGSHADPFATLYAVQLLVEAKQHKLTVPQDLLDQANSYLHQWLGNGGTTPDAWRQRAQAVYLLARQGMVLPSALANLRQSWSSQPALSDDLGAAYLAATYLLVKQDKAAKELLDPVWADLLKRVNSKQRRTLWGSYYDPLVHDSMLLHLVARHFPERLKTLKPSVWEGLAGMVRDGWYNSLSSASMLLAVDAYFDAVALNVEGKLDVQALNAKNQATALALGGINPLARTAVPDGSHKLKLSNHSDFTLYYSWAEQGFERNVPDKALHKGMEIFHDILDAKGQPVTQVKLGDEVTVRVRVRSLDKALIPNVALVDMLPGGLEPVLQSASDAADEEEGEEQEAEPLWKKRLASKGSWNLEYADIREDRIVLYGDVGKDLSEITYKARASTVGDYVVPPAYGEAMYDRRVFSRAMGGRLKVVE, from the coding sequence ATGTTTGGGCTTGCCAATCAAAAACTGGCTGCGGCCAGTGCCGTGCTGCTGCAACTGCTGGCGCGATGCTGGTCTCCGCTGCATCGTTTGCTGCGTCTGGTGATGGGCTCCTGGCAGCCACCGGCCTGGATGGCCTTTATGGGCCGCCAGCTGGCGCATCTGCTGTCCTGGCTGCAGCAGCGCCTGGCCTGGGTACTGATCGCCGCCCTGCTGGTGGTGCTGGGCTGGCTGGCCAGCCCCTCGGTGCTGAAGTGGTGGCATGGACTCACGCCTGAGCAGATCCCCCCCCAACAGGTCAGTGCCACGATGGAGCCGCCCAATCGCACCCGCATAGAGTCCGACGCCCTGTTCAATCCCGCGCGCCTGCGTTTCTCGGCCGATGCGGCCCCCATAGAGCTGGTAGGCCAACCAGCCCTGGATATCAGCATGGAGCCCGCATTGGCTGGCAGCTGGACCTGGACCCAGGCCGACCTGCTGGAATTCAAACCCGAGAAGGACTGGCCCATTGGCCAGAAATACCGCGTGCGCCTGGGCAAGAAAGCCTTGGCCCCGCATGTGGAGATCGCCCAGGACCAGTACGAATTCAGCGCACCGGCCTTCACCGTCAACCTGGAGAGCGCCGAGTTCTACCAAGACCCCACCCAGGCCGATGTGCGCCGCGCCCTGTTCACGCTGCGCTTTTCCCATCCGGTGAACACGACGGAGTTGGAAAAGCGCATCGCCCTGCGCTACGGCGACTGCAACGCGCAAGCCCGCAACCCCCAGGAGGCCTGCAAGCCGCTTGCGCACACGGTGCGCTATGACCAGTGGAAGCAGCAGGTCACGGTGCAATCCGAGCCGCTGGAAATTCCCAAGCAGTCCAGCCAGGTGGAGTTCAGACTCGCGGAAGGCAGCGTGGCCGAGCGCAGCGGACCTGCCGTGGAACGCAAGCTGGTGCACCAATTGGCGATTCCCGGGCTGTACAGCCTCTCCATCGCCAATGCCGAGCCCAGCATCGTCAGCAATGAAAATGGTGAACCCGAGCATGTGCTGCACCTCACGGCCTCCATGGCCGTGCCCGAGCGCGAGATCACCCGCGTGCTCGGTGCCTGGATGCTGCCTGCCAAACAAAAGCCCGGCAGCGACGCGGCTGATTTTGACTGGTCAGCCTCGCCAGAGGCGGTAAGCGATGAAGTGCTGTCCCGCGCACGCAAGCTGGCGCCGGTGCTGATCCCCAGCGAGCTCGAACACAGCGCGCTGCACAGTTTCCGTCTCCCCCAGGCCGAAGGCGGGCGCTATCTGCTGGTGCGCGTGGCCAAGGGCATGAAGACCCCGGGCGGCTACCAGATGGGCGAGCCCTACCAGCGCATCGCCCGACTCAAGCCCTTCTCACCGGAGCTGAGCATCGTGGGCCAGGGCGCGCTGCTGGCGCTGTCAGGCGAGAAAAAGCTGCCCATCCTGGTGCGCGACCTGCCGGGCGTACGGCTGGAAATTGGCCGTTTGCTACCGGCACAGCTCCAGCACCTGATCTCGCAGAGCGAGGGCATTTTTGAGAACCCACGCTTTTACAACGGCATAGAGGCCGATGACCTGGTGGACCGGTTCGAGAAAAAAATACCCCTGAACCTGCGCCCGGGCAAGCCCCATTACGAAACCGTGGACTTCGGCAGCTATCTGCATGCCGATGCCAACAACCGCCGTGGCGTCTTCCTGCTCAAGCTGCGTGGCTACGACCCGGCCAAGGCCAAGAAAAAGCCCGAGACGGATGCCCAGCAGCAAGAAGCCGAGGCCGAAGAAGAACAAGACGAAAGCGACGCGCTGGAGCGCTATGGCGAGCAGCGCTTGGTGCTGGTCACCGATCTGGGCCTGGTGATTAAAAAATCGCTGTCGGGCACACGCGATGTGTTTGTGCAAAGCATTGCCACGGGTCAGCCCGTGGCCGGCGCTCAGGTCGAGATCTGGGGCCGCAACGGCCAGGCCATTGCCACGCAAACCACCGACGCCGCAGGCCATGCCAAAGTACCCAGCCTGGCGGGCTTTCAGCGCGAGAAGGCACCCATTGCGCTGGTGGTGCGCAAGGGCGGCGACCTGAGCTTTCTGCCGCTGAACCGCTACGACCGCACGCTGGATGTCTCCCGCTTCGACGTGGGCGGCCTGCGCTCCGCCGGCATTCCCAACCAGATGACGGCCTATGTGTTCAGCGACCGCGGCATGTACCGCCCCGGCGAGAGCATGCACATCGCCATGATGGTCAAGGCCGGCAATTGGTCCACCTCGCTCAGCGATTTACCCATGGAGGTGGAGATCACCGACGCCCGTGGCATGAGCGTGCGCCGTGAAAAACTGCGCCTGGGCCCCAGCGGCGCTGCCGAAATTGAACACAGCACCGAGGACACCGCCCCCACGGGCAATTACACGGTCAACCTCTATCTGCCGCGCCAGACCAGCGCAGGCTCGCCCGATGCCCAGGGCCTGCTGCTGGGCAGCACCACGGTCAAGGTCCAGGAATTTCTGCCCGACCGCAGCAAGATCAAGCTGACGCTCAACAACCAAAGCGCTGAGGGCTGGGTGCGCCCCCAGGACCTCAAGGCCCTGGTCGATGTGCAAAACCTGTTCGGCACACCTGCGCCCCAGCGCAAGGTGGTGGCCACGATGACGCTGACACCGGCCTTTCCCTCTTTCAGTGCCCATGCGGACTATGGCTTTTACCTGCCCCAGCACGAAGGCGAGCGCCAGGAGGACGAGCTGGGCGAGCAAGAAACCGGTGACGACGGCAAGACCGAGTTCGACCTGCGCCTGTCGCGCTTTGCCCCCGCCACCTACCAAGTACAGGTGCTGGCCAAGGCCTTTGAGCCCGAAGGCGGGCGCAGTGTCTCGGCCGAGGTGCGCACCCTGGTCAGCGACCAGCCCTATCTGGTCGGCGTCAAGCTCGACGGCGATACGCGCTACATCAGCAAGAGCGCCGTGCGCAACGCCCAGCTGATTGCCATCAACCCGCAAGCGCAGAAGATGGCCCTGCCTGCGCTCAAGCTGCAGCGCGTGGAACGCAAGGTACTGTCGGTGCTGGTCAAGCAAGGCAACGGCCTGTACCGCTACGAATCGCGCCGCAAGGATGTGCTGCTGGACGAAAAACCCTGGGCCATTGATGCCCCAGGTAGCCAGCTGCAACTGGACACGGCCACGCCCGGCAACTTTGCCTATGTGCTGCGCAATGCCCAGGACCAGGTGCTCAACCGCATCGAGTACAGCGTGGCCGGCAGCGCCAACATCACGCGCTCGCTGGACCGCAATGCCGAGCTTGAACTCACCCTGGACAAAAAGGACTACACGCCCGGCCAGGAGATCTCGGTCAGCATCCGCGCACCCTATGTGGGCGCGGGCCTGATCACCATAGAGCGCGACAAGGTCTATGCCCACAGCTGGTTCAAGACCGACAAGACCGCCTCGGTGCAGAAGATCACCCTGCCCAAGGACTTTGAAGGCACAGGCTATGTCAGCGTGCATTTTGTGCGCGACCCGTCCTCGGACGAGATCTATATGAGCCCGCTGTCCCACGGTGTCATGCCTTTTGCCACCACGCTGGACCAGCGCCGCGCCACGATCACGCTGACCAGCAGCGAGCTGATCAAGCCCGGCCAGCCCATGAAAATGACGCTGACCAGCGACAAGCCCACGCGCGCCGTGGTGTTTGCCGTGGACGAAGGCATTTTGCAGGTGGCGCGCTACAAGACGCCTGACCCGCTCAAGCATTTCTTCCAAAAGCGCGCCCTGGAGGTCGACACCCAGCAGACGCTGGACATGATCCTGCCCGAGTTCAAAAAACTCATGCAGGCCGCCGCCCCCGGTGGCGACGGTGAAGGCGCTTTAGGCAAACACCTCAACCCCTTCAAGCGCAAACGCGACAAGCCCGTGGCCTACTGGTCCGGCCTGGTCGATGTGAATGGCAGCCGCGAATTCAGCTACACCGTGCCCGAGCGCTTCAACGGCAGCCTGCGCGTCATGGCCGTGGCCATCAGCGACAGCCAGGCTGCCGCCCAAAGCACACAGACCACGGTGCGTGGCGACATGGTGCTGCTGCCCAGCGCCCCGCTGGCCATGGCGCCCGGCGATGTGGTGGAAGTGGGCGTGGGCCTGGCCAACAACATCCGCGGCTCGGGCAAAAAAGCCCCCATCAAGCTCAGCCTCAGCGCCTCGGGCGGGCTGGAGGTAGTGGGAGAGGCCACGCAAACCCTGTCCGTGAACGAAGGCGGCGAGGGCCGGGCCCGCTTCAAGGTGCGCGCCAAGCCGGGTGCCCAGGCCCAGCTGGGCTCTGCCCCCCTGGTGTTCAGCGCCAGCCACCAAAGCTACAGCACGCGCCTGAGCGAAGAGGTCAGCGTGCGCCCGGCATCGCCCTATGTCAGCCTGGTGCAGGCCGGCAGCTTCCAGCGCGCGGGCGAGCTCCAAAGCCAGGCCGATCTCTATCCCAACTTCCGGCGCAGCGACCTGGCGGTCTCGGCCGCGCCCTGGGCCTTTGCCACGGGGCTGATGCAATACCTGGAGGCCTATCCCCACGGCTGCACCGAGCAAATCACCAGCCAGACCTTCCCGGCCGTGCTGCTGTCCACCCGGCCCGAGCTGCTCAAGGAAATGCAGCGCGGCCGCACGGCCGAGCAAGGCCCGCTGCCCACGGCACGCAAGACGCTGGACCGCTACCTGGTGCAGCTGCGCACACGCCAGAGCAGCGAGGGCGGTTTTGCGGCCTGGCCCGGCGGCAGCCATGCCGATCCCTTTGCCACGCTGTATGCCGTGCAACTGCTGGTGGAGGCCAAGCAGCACAAGCTGACCGTACCCCAGGACCTGCTGGACCAAGCCAACAGCTATCTGCACCAGTGGCTGGGCAACGGCGGCACCACACCAGATGCCTGGCGCCAGCGTGCCCAGGCCGTGTACCTGCTGGCCCGCCAGGGCATGGTGCTGCCTTCGGCCCTGGCCAATCTGCGCCAGAGCTGGAGCAGCCAGCCAGCCCTGTCCGACGACCTGGGTGCAGCCTACCTGGCCGCCACCTATTTGCTGGTCAAGCAGGACAAGGCCGCCAAGGAGTTGCTGGATCCGGTCTGGGCCGATCTGCTCAAGCGCGTGAACAGCAAGCAACGCCGCACGCTGTGGGGCAGCTATTACGACCCGCTGGTGCATGACAGCATGTTGCTGCACCTGGTGGCACGCCATTTCCCCGAGCGCCTCAAGACGCTCAAGCCCAGCGTCTGGGAAGGCCTGGCCGGCATGGTGCGCGACGGCTGGTACAACAGCCTGTCCTCGGCCTCTATGCTGCTGGCCGTGGATGCCTATTTCGACGCCGTGGCCTTGAATGTGGAAGGCAAGCTCGATGTGCAGGCCTTGAACGCCAAGAACCAGGCCACGGCCTTGGCCCTGGGTGGCATCAACCCCTTGGCGCGCACCGCCGTGCCCGATGGCAGCCACAAGCTCAAACTGTCCAACCACAGCGACTTCACGCTCTACTACAGCTGGGCCGAGCAGGGCTTTGAGCGCAATGTGCCGGACAAAGCCTTGCACAAGGGCATGGAAATCTTCCATGACATCCTGGACGCCAAGGGCCAGCCCGTCACCCAGGTCAAGCTGGGCGATGAGGTCACGGTGCGCGTGCGGGTGCGCAGCCTGGACAAGGCCCTCATCCCCAACGTGGCCCTGGTGGACATGCTGCCCGGCGGCCTGGAGCCCGTGCTGCAAAGCGCCAGCGATGCAGCGGATGAAGAGGAAGGCGAAGAACAAGAGGCCGAGCCGCTGTGGAAGAAACGCCTGGCCTCCAAGGGCTCATGGAACCTGGAATACGCCGACATCCGCGAGGACCGCATCGTGCTCTATGGCGATGTGGGCAAGGACCTGTCCGAAATCACTTACAAGGCCAGAGCCTCCACCGTGGGCGACTATGTGGTGCCCCCGGCCTATGGCGAAGCCATGTATGACCGGCGAGTGTTCTCGCGCGCCATGGGTGGGCGATTGAAGGTGGTGGAATAA